GCGGCGGTTTCATAGGCGTTTAATCGGCAGCCCAAAGTGGAAAATTTTGGCGCTTTGGTCATGCTATGCTCTGCAGGAATTCTGTGGTCAGCACGCCGGAAAATACATGTTGTGTTGGGCCGGTCATCCAAACACCGTCAGAGCGCCAGTCAACCCAGAGGCGGCCGCCATCAAGGTCTATTTTAACAGATCGGCCTGTCAGCCCACGGCGAGTCGCGGCCACAGCTGTCGCGCAAGAGGACGAGCCCGAGGCCAATGTCACACCCACACCACGTTCCCAGACCCGCATACGCAGGTGATTAGGTGCAACAAGTGAGGCAAACTGAACATTTGTGCGCTGCGGAAACAGCGGGTGATGTTCAATCGGGGCAGCGCTTTGGCTTAAATCAATTGCTTCCGCATCAGGCACGAAAAAGGTGCAATGCGGGTTGCCCATTCCGGTGGCGACAGGATCGCCCTTAATCGCAAGGTTGAGGGTATCCACCGGCTCTGCGAGCGGTATTTTATCCCAGTCCAACTCTGGCGGGCCCATATTAACGGCGGTCAATCCATCACCAGCATCGCGTGCGATCAGCCGTCCATGGCCCGTGCTTAACACCAGTTCGCTTTTTTCTGTTTCCTGCATGATATAGCGGGCCACGCAGCGGGTGGCATTGCCGCAAGCGGCCGAGCTTGACCCATCAGCGTTGAAAAAATCCAAATGCGCATCTACATCGCCGGTTTTCATCACCGCAAGCTGATCAAACCCCACCCCGCGATGGCGGTCGGCAAGCGCGCAAATCAGCTGCGGGCTTAGGGCCATTTTTGCGCTGCGGGCATCGATGACAACAAAGTCATTGCCAAGCCCATGCATTTTCATAAACGGCAGTGATATGTGGATTGGATCAACCATGGGTGAGCCTATATCCTGCCAATGCATAGGAATCCATAGATTGGTGTGTTTTCTTTAAGTTTTTGGGGTTGACCGCGGGTGCATCTGTTTCTAGATAGGCCGCCTAGTGGGCCGTTAGCTCAGTTGGTAGAGCAACTGACTTTTAATCAGTGGGTCGCAGGTTCGAATCCTGCACGGCTCACCACTAAAATATAAGGCTTAGCGAAAACCACGCTGAGCCTTTTGTTTTTGGGGCTACACTGGGGCTACATTTTTTTTCAGGTCAGTGGTTTATAAGCAATAGAGTGAATGCTCTTGATCATCGTTAAGATTTGTCGTTGGTGGTAATTGGATTTTGGCATAGTTATCCAGAAAGTCATGCCTAGACCGAATTTACGCCCCGTCATTCGTAGCCCGCATTTACTTTATTACAGGGCAAAGCTCTCTGCCTATGCATTAGAAAAATATAATGATCTTAGTGTTGAAAAATCTTTAAATAGTTCTGGCCAATTACATTTTTCATTCTACCTCACATTGGCAAGGAAGATTACACTTTTCAACCGTGTTGCAGGTGCTAAGACCATGGTAGAGAGTTTGGCCAATCTGTTCCCCATTTGCCTAAAGCTCTTAAATGGAATTCCTTGCGGGGAACGACTTGGAGCTGATTGTGTTGCCAATGATACTTTTGCGAGGTTTGTCTAGGCTGCATTTTTGTATGACGCGTGTGGGACGGGAATTTTTAGGTGAATGAATAGGCCAAAGTTTCAATATAATTGTGCCACCGCGTCTTGCCTTTTTTGCGAGCGAACACATAACCCACATCCCGATTTCAAGCATGAGCCAATTGTTACGACCCGGTTGATAGTCAAAAATAAAGAAAGAGAAGTCTGTATCAATTGCTATTATGAACTTCTAGAGGCCGCTGAATCATCAAGCAAAAGCGTTTCGGCCATTTTTGAGGAAAAACTAAATTTGGTCCGAATATTCGATAAAGAAAAAAATAGTATATTCAGCATAAGCTAACAGCCTACCCGAGGCTATTCCTCTGTACTCGAATGGAAACAGTCATAAGTTGGCTCAAAAGAGCGCGGTAAGGTTTATTAAACGTGAAAGGCGCATTTTTAAAAAAGCGGTCCCGAAAGCGATCCTTAGCCACAAAAAGAAGCTTTTTGATCTCGCTTGTGACTTTAGGGCCAAACCAGCGCCACCAGTACCGGGCAGGTTCATAACTTACGTCCACCCTGCATTCATGAAGCAAGCCTTCTACGTTTCTCAGTGAAAGTGGAAATCTCACACAAAGCATGACTGCAAGCTGGATAATCTCTGGACTGGTTTTGAAATAGCGGAATGAAAGTTGATTGGGCATAGCCGCATAGCTAATTGCCGGGCCTATTGGGGCAAGGCGGTTTATTCTGACAGAGCCGTTTTGAACCCTAAAGCCATCTGATAGTCGATCTGAAGGTGGGTTTGATGGGTGTATCGAA
The nucleotide sequence above comes from Rhodobacteraceae bacterium Araon29. Encoded proteins:
- a CDS encoding diaminopimelate epimerase; amino-acid sequence: MHWQDIGSPMVDPIHISLPFMKMHGLGNDFVVIDARSAKMALSPQLICALADRHRGVGFDQLAVMKTGDVDAHLDFFNADGSSSAACGNATRCVARYIMQETEKSELVLSTGHGRLIARDAGDGLTAVNMGPPELDWDKIPLAEPVDTLNLAIKGDPVATGMGNPHCTFFVPDAEAIDLSQSAAPIEHHPLFPQRTNVQFASLVAPNHLRMRVWERGVGVTLASGSSSCATAVAATRRGLTGRSVKIDLDGGRLWVDWRSDGVWMTGPTQHVFSGVLTTEFLQSIA